Proteins encoded by one window of Mucilaginibacter inviolabilis:
- a CDS encoding TonB-dependent receptor: MDFLYPTLPSFTPTDSNKRLFRYRGAAIKFLNFIILLATSYGSYGQSATTGIITGTVQTADGKPAASVSISLKGNNHGTTVDLNGHYELKNVRPGSYSLVARLIGLSTQTKQVTVKAGETLQVNFTLQESNEQLNEVVVSSKKANRFSAPKSSDAAKMPLNNLENPQVYSTVTSALMTEQSAFNMDLALRNVPGINRLWAATDRSGFGNGSSFALRGFQLNTSLRNGLPSNVSTTIDAANVESVEVLKGPSGTLFGSAVTAYGGLINRVTKKPYDRFGGEIAYSGGSYGFNRLSADVNTPLDSAKNLLFRINTSLNTQKTWQDAGFHNSIFVAPSLTYKVNDRLSFSFDAELYKSEGTTPTTFFFNATVPQLGVNSADKLNLDYNRAYISNDLVLRSTNLNFVGQMDYKLSGNWTSQTNISVVNTNSYGPMPYFYLLPGNNQIARNVWTIDGYDRTLDIQQNFVGKFNIGTVKNRVVAGIDYYNYNANVVYHEFSGTAGGQTADDLFDVINSTGKIPNYLNFNKAKVDSAYANSPASKNPYIISNKQYITSAYISDVVNITDQLIVNAALRIDHFDNAGNYDPTNGTTSGGFKQTALSPKFGVIYQVVKDKVSLFGNFQNGFTNKTGTDFAGHSFKPEQANQLEGGVKLNAFDGKLTGTISYYDIKVSNIVRSDIDHPNFSIQNGTQLSKGLEAEIIANPFTGFNIVAGYAHNNSKYTNADNDVNGLRPNSSGPEDMANLWLSYRITKGAAKGLGAGFGGNYSGKSLVVSSKSAGQFYVPEYTVLNTSVFYDAGKFRLAASVNNLANKKYWIGWYTVNPQQLRSISGSIAFKF, encoded by the coding sequence ATGGATTTTCTTTACCCTACCCTTCCAAGTTTTACCCCCACAGATTCTAACAAACGACTGTTCCGTTATCGCGGAGCAGCTATAAAGTTTTTAAACTTTATTATTTTATTAGCTACCTCATATGGAAGCTACGGACAGTCGGCTACTACCGGCATCATTACAGGAACCGTACAAACGGCCGACGGCAAACCGGCAGCTTCCGTTTCTATTTCACTAAAAGGGAATAACCATGGCACAACCGTTGATCTTAACGGACATTACGAATTAAAAAACGTGCGTCCTGGCTCCTATAGTCTGGTTGCACGTCTTATTGGTTTATCAACCCAAACAAAACAGGTAACAGTAAAAGCCGGCGAAACCCTGCAGGTAAATTTTACACTTCAGGAAAGCAACGAACAATTAAATGAGGTAGTGGTAAGCAGTAAAAAAGCCAATCGCTTTTCAGCACCAAAAAGTAGCGATGCTGCTAAAATGCCCTTAAATAACCTGGAGAACCCTCAGGTATATTCAACTGTAACAAGCGCATTGATGACAGAACAGTCTGCTTTCAACATGGATCTCGCCTTAAGAAACGTACCGGGTATCAACAGGCTTTGGGCAGCAACCGACAGATCTGGATTTGGTAATGGCAGTTCTTTTGCCCTGCGCGGATTTCAATTGAATACCTCTCTGCGAAACGGCTTACCCAGTAATGTGAGTACTACCATAGACGCTGCAAATGTAGAGAGTGTAGAAGTACTTAAAGGCCCTTCGGGTACCTTGTTTGGTAGTGCGGTAACAGCATATGGCGGATTGATTAACCGGGTTACAAAAAAACCATATGATCGCTTTGGCGGCGAAATTGCTTACAGTGGCGGAAGCTATGGGTTTAACCGCCTTTCGGCAGATGTTAATACACCGCTTGATTCTGCTAAAAATCTCTTATTTCGTATCAACACCTCACTGAATACACAAAAAACATGGCAGGATGCCGGTTTCCACAACAGCATATTTGTTGCGCCAAGCCTTACCTATAAAGTAAATGACCGCTTATCTTTCTCGTTTGATGCAGAACTGTATAAATCTGAAGGTACTACACCAACCACATTCTTCTTTAACGCAACTGTACCTCAATTAGGTGTTAACAGTGCCGATAAGCTTAACTTAGATTACAACCGCGCGTATATCAGTAATGACCTGGTGTTGAGATCCACCAATCTTAACTTTGTTGGGCAGATGGATTATAAACTATCTGGCAATTGGACCTCGCAAACCAATATCTCGGTCGTGAATACCAATTCGTACGGCCCTATGCCATACTTCTACCTTTTACCAGGCAACAACCAGATTGCGCGTAACGTTTGGACAATAGATGGGTACGACCGTACGCTTGATATTCAACAAAATTTTGTGGGTAAGTTCAATATCGGGACGGTAAAAAACCGCGTGGTGGCCGGTATAGATTACTATAATTACAATGCCAATGTAGTTTACCATGAGTTTTCAGGAACAGCAGGCGGCCAAACTGCCGATGATTTGTTTGATGTGATTAACTCAACAGGCAAAATCCCCAATTATTTAAATTTTAACAAGGCTAAAGTAGATTCAGCCTATGCCAATAGCCCTGCCTCTAAAAATCCGTATATTATATCCAACAAACAATATATAACCAGCGCCTACATATCAGACGTGGTTAATATCACCGATCAGCTGATTGTTAATGCAGCATTACGAATTGACCATTTTGACAATGCCGGCAATTATGATCCCACCAACGGCACAACCAGCGGCGGGTTTAAACAAACTGCATTATCGCCAAAATTTGGTGTAATTTATCAGGTAGTTAAAGACAAGGTATCCTTGTTTGGTAATTTTCAAAACGGTTTTACCAATAAAACCGGGACCGATTTTGCAGGCCATTCCTTCAAACCGGAGCAAGCTAATCAACTGGAAGGCGGCGTTAAGCTGAATGCTTTTGACGGTAAGCTAACCGGAACGATAAGCTATTATGATATAAAGGTATCAAACATTGTGCGCTCAGATATCGACCATCCTAACTTCTCTATCCAAAACGGCACGCAGTTAAGTAAAGGTTTAGAAGCCGAGATCATTGCCAATCCGTTCACCGGTTTCAATATCGTGGCAGGCTACGCCCATAATAACAGCAAATACACCAATGCAGATAATGATGTGAACGGGCTGAGGCCAAATAGTTCGGGTCCTGAAGATATGGCCAACCTGTGGCTAAGCTACCGCATTACAAAAGGAGCGGCAAAAGGATTAGGTGCTGGTTTTGGAGGTAATTATTCTGGTAAGAGTTTAGTAGTAAGCAGCAAAAGTGCCGGTCAGTTTTATGTTCCGGAATACACGGTGTTAAATACCAGCGTATTTTATGATGCCGGTAAATTCCGCCTGGCAGCTTCGGTAAACAACCTCGCTAATAAAAAATACTGGATTGGCTGGTATACCGTAAACCCACAGCAATTAAGGAGTATTTCAGGCAGTATCGCATTTAAATTTTAA